A stretch of the Pantoea nemavictus genome encodes the following:
- the treY gene encoding malto-oligosyltrehalose synthase, with the protein MSIPTATYRIQFRNGMTFDRAAALVPYLKRLGISHLYASPIFSATAESTHGYDVIDANEIEPAIGGRAGFDRLVAALQQADIGLILDIVPNHMAASLENRWWRDVIEYGESSRYANHFDIDWTRRLTLPFLGDSFDNVLENGELSIQADPQTGHPALAYFDSFYPLTPASWQDRADEVLAITDAKAIAELHDQQPWRLISWRDARSELSYRRFFEITGLVGVRVEDPAVFADSHRLILELVHSGAVSGLRVDHVDGLADPQGYLQQLRRATGEDCYITVEKILAEGEHIPADWPISGTTGYEFIAALSHALIDDAQIDTLHLAYESTTGERNNVEAGLRVARELMVDRNFAGEFSRLLQLATQIAGSEHRNLGEAELHVALREILIAFPVYRTYGQLKGMPLEGEELLQQVLEIVKNSASPTVLSLLQAILLGAVSEESEHHAHEFRIRFQQLTGPLMAKSVEDTLFFRNHVALAINEVGAEPLPHAFSLAHFHSEMQTRLQQQPDGISSTSTHDTKRGEDARARLYTLSEAPSLWAENVTRWRQINQAQVVELEDGAAPEPAVEWMLYQALAGVWPTTLQPQDASELESRFIPFVEKALREAKLRTDWAENNEAYEKAVLDYARHLLSPANQLFLSDFSHALQPFIQAGLINSLTQTVIKLTAPGVPDIYQGSEALDFSLVDPDNRRTPDFEQLEQQLDESASPDFNDAQHWLSGKLKQQVIARLLQLRRDYPQLFRMGDYQPLNVSGEHQEKVIAFARQDSDHALLVILPRLSFDNAQWTQTEVVLTESLAHRHYRNLWTGATVTIGDYIALDEAASSAPLVLLSN; encoded by the coding sequence ATGAGTATTCCAACCGCGACGTACCGTATTCAGTTCCGTAACGGCATGACCTTTGATCGCGCTGCTGCGCTGGTGCCTTATCTCAAACGCCTCGGCATCAGCCATCTGTATGCCTCGCCGATTTTCAGCGCCACCGCCGAATCGACGCACGGCTACGACGTGATCGATGCCAATGAGATCGAACCGGCCATTGGCGGTCGTGCCGGTTTTGATCGTTTGGTTGCGGCGCTGCAGCAGGCGGACATCGGTTTGATCCTCGATATCGTGCCGAACCATATGGCGGCCTCGCTGGAGAATCGCTGGTGGCGTGATGTGATTGAGTATGGCGAAAGCAGCCGCTATGCCAATCACTTTGATATCGACTGGACGCGCCGCCTGACGCTACCGTTTCTTGGCGACAGCTTTGACAACGTGCTGGAAAACGGTGAGCTGAGCATTCAGGCAGATCCGCAAACGGGCCATCCGGCGCTGGCCTATTTCGACAGCTTCTATCCGCTCACGCCGGCGAGCTGGCAGGATCGCGCTGATGAAGTGCTTGCCATTACCGATGCCAAAGCGATTGCTGAACTGCATGATCAACAGCCGTGGCGCCTTATCAGCTGGCGCGACGCACGCAGCGAACTTTCCTATCGCCGCTTCTTTGAGATTACCGGTTTGGTGGGCGTGCGCGTGGAGGATCCGGCCGTATTTGCCGATTCTCACCGCTTGATTCTGGAGCTGGTGCATTCCGGCGCAGTCAGCGGTTTGCGTGTCGATCACGTTGATGGCCTGGCCGATCCGCAAGGCTATCTGCAGCAGCTACGCCGCGCCACCGGTGAGGATTGCTATATCACGGTGGAAAAAATCCTCGCCGAAGGTGAGCACATTCCCGCCGACTGGCCAATTTCAGGCACCACCGGTTACGAGTTTATTGCTGCGCTCTCACATGCGCTGATCGACGATGCGCAGATTGATACGCTGCATCTGGCGTATGAGTCCACCACCGGCGAACGCAACAACGTTGAAGCCGGATTACGCGTGGCGCGTGAACTGATGGTCGATCGCAATTTCGCCGGTGAATTTTCCCGCCTGCTGCAGCTGGCGACGCAGATTGCCGGCTCGGAACACCGCAACCTTGGCGAAGCGGAACTGCACGTTGCGTTGCGTGAGATCCTCATCGCCTTCCCGGTATATCGCACTTACGGTCAGTTGAAGGGCATGCCGCTGGAGGGCGAGGAACTGCTGCAACAGGTGCTGGAGATCGTGAAAAACAGCGCCTCGCCGACGGTGCTGAGTTTGCTGCAGGCGATTTTACTGGGCGCGGTATCTGAAGAGAGCGAACACCATGCCCATGAATTCCGCATACGCTTCCAGCAGTTAACCGGACCGCTGATGGCGAAGTCGGTGGAAGATACCCTGTTCTTCCGCAATCACGTGGCGTTAGCCATCAATGAAGTAGGCGCTGAACCGTTGCCGCACGCCTTTTCGCTGGCGCACTTCCACAGCGAAATGCAGACGCGGCTGCAACAGCAGCCTGACGGCATCTCATCCACGTCAACCCACGATACTAAACGCGGTGAAGATGCGCGCGCGCGTCTATATACGCTAAGCGAAGCCCCTTCGCTGTGGGCCGAAAATGTCACGCGCTGGCGCCAGATTAATCAAGCGCAGGTAGTTGAACTGGAGGACGGTGCCGCACCGGAACCCGCGGTGGAGTGGATGCTGTATCAGGCATTAGCTGGCGTGTGGCCAACGACTCTGCAACCGCAGGACGCCAGCGAGCTGGAGTCGCGCTTTATCCCGTTTGTCGAAAAAGCGTTACGCGAAGCCAAGCTGCGCACTGACTGGGCTGAGAACAACGAAGCCTATGAAAAAGCGGTGCTGGATTACGCGCGCCACCTGCTGTCGCCTGCCAATCAGCTGTTCCTCAGTGATTTCAGCCACGCCCTGCAGCCGTTTATTCAGGCTGGGCTGATCAACAGCCTGACGCAAACGGTGATCAAACTGACCGCGCCGGGCGTACCGGATATCTATCAGGGCAGCGAAGCGCTGGATTTCAGCCTGGTCGATCCCGATAACCGCCGCACACCCGACTTTGAGCAGCTGGAACAGCAGCTGGATGAATCGGCGTCTCCCGACTTTAACGATGCGCAACACTGGCTAAGCGGCAAGCTTAAACAGCAGGTGATTGCGCGCTTACTGCAGCTGCGTCGTGATTATCCGCAGCTGTTTCGCATGGGTGATTATCAGCCATTAAACGTTAGTGGCGAACATCAGGAGAAAGTGATTGCCTTTGCGCGCCAGGACAGCGACCACGCGCTGCTGGTGATCCTGCCGCGCCTGAGTTTCGACAACGCCCAATGGACGCAAACTGAAGTGGTATTGACCGAATCACTTGCCCATCGCCACTACCGCAATCTCTGGACCGGCGCAACCGTGACGATTGGCGATTATATCGCGCTGGATGAGGCGGCCTCGAGTGCGCCATTAGTGCTGCTTAGCAACTAA
- the glgX gene encoding glycogen debranching protein GlgX encodes MENGKPTEITAGSGQVLGANFDGEGVNFALFSACAERVELCLYDESGENEIARFDLPEYTHEVWHGYIPGLQPGALYGYRVHGPYEPENGHRFNPNKLLLDPYARELAGELHWDESHFAYDLLHEDKDLSFDTRDSAPFTPKCRVIDPNEFDWQDANRPNIPWSKTVIYEAHVKGFSQLNPAVPAEMRGTYDGLSNQASIDYIKSLGVTTVELLPVHGFPDDQHLLDRGLKNFWGYNTLAFFAPATRYFGPRGIQGFRDMVRAFHDAGIEVILDVVYNHTAEGNELGPTLSFKGIDNYSYYRTLPDQHRYYINDTGTGNTVNTSHPRVLQMILDSLRYWAESMHVDGFRFDLGTVLGREPEGFDQRGGFFDAIMQDPVLSKLKLIGEPWDIGPGGYQVGGFPPGWAEWNDKYRDTVREYWKGDMVTNDFAARLLGSGDLYDQRGRRPWASINFLTAHDGFTLNDLVSYNEKHNEANGEDNNDGHNENRSYNYGAEGPTDDEGINAVRERQKRNFLATLLFSHGTPMLLAGDEFGRSQLGNNNGYCQDSEISWLHWENLPPSADALRDFTRQVLALRAAQPLLRRESWRDGMDIKWFNAGGGFQQADQWDDGTTLGVYLGRPDLQPEDGIWHDVLMLFNPYEGNVPFRIPQFGEGGWVLELSTSDGVEKGLVITKEKDFELEGRSMALFRRP; translated from the coding sequence ATGGAAAACGGTAAGCCTACAGAAATTACAGCAGGTTCGGGACAAGTGCTTGGCGCTAACTTTGATGGCGAGGGCGTGAATTTTGCCCTGTTCTCGGCCTGTGCCGAGCGGGTTGAGCTGTGTTTATATGACGAGAGCGGTGAAAATGAGATTGCGCGTTTCGATTTGCCAGAATATACCCACGAAGTGTGGCACGGCTATATTCCCGGCTTACAGCCTGGCGCGCTGTATGGTTATCGCGTGCACGGCCCGTATGAGCCGGAAAACGGTCACCGCTTTAATCCCAACAAACTGTTGCTTGATCCTTACGCGCGCGAGCTGGCGGGCGAACTGCATTGGGATGAATCGCACTTTGCCTACGATTTGCTGCACGAAGATAAAGATTTAAGCTTCGATACTCGCGACAGCGCGCCGTTCACGCCGAAATGTCGCGTCATCGATCCTAACGAGTTTGACTGGCAGGATGCCAATCGCCCGAATATTCCGTGGTCGAAAACGGTGATTTATGAGGCGCACGTGAAAGGCTTCAGCCAGCTCAATCCGGCGGTGCCCGCTGAAATGCGCGGCACTTATGATGGTTTGAGCAATCAGGCTTCGATCGACTACATCAAAAGCCTCGGCGTCACCACCGTTGAGCTGCTGCCGGTGCACGGTTTTCCAGACGATCAGCATCTACTGGATCGCGGCCTGAAAAACTTCTGGGGCTATAACACGCTGGCCTTCTTCGCGCCGGCAACGCGCTACTTTGGTCCGCGCGGCATTCAGGGTTTCCGCGATATGGTGCGCGCTTTCCACGATGCCGGGATCGAGGTGATTTTGGATGTGGTGTACAACCACACGGCCGAAGGCAATGAGCTGGGCCCAACCTTGTCGTTTAAAGGCATCGACAACTACTCCTATTACCGCACGCTGCCAGATCAGCATCGCTACTACATCAATGACACCGGCACCGGCAACACGGTAAATACCTCACATCCTCGCGTACTGCAGATGATCCTCGATTCGCTGCGCTACTGGGCTGAATCCATGCACGTGGACGGTTTCCGTTTCGATCTCGGTACCGTGCTGGGACGTGAACCGGAAGGCTTTGATCAGCGTGGCGGCTTCTTCGATGCCATCATGCAGGATCCGGTGCTCTCCAAACTGAAGCTGATTGGCGAGCCGTGGGATATCGGCCCGGGCGGCTATCAGGTGGGCGGCTTCCCGCCAGGTTGGGCGGAATGGAACGACAAGTATCGTGATACGGTGCGTGAATACTGGAAAGGTGACATGGTCACCAATGATTTTGCAGCACGCCTGCTCGGTTCCGGCGATCTCTACGATCAGCGCGGCCGTCGGCCCTGGGCCAGCATCAACTTCCTCACCGCCCATGATGGCTTCACCCTGAATGATTTGGTTTCGTACAACGAGAAGCACAACGAAGCCAATGGTGAAGATAATAATGATGGCCACAACGAGAACCGTTCGTATAACTACGGCGCTGAAGGCCCAACCGACGATGAAGGTATCAACGCGGTGCGCGAGCGGCAGAAGCGCAACTTCCTCGCCACCCTGCTGTTCTCGCACGGTACGCCAATGCTATTGGCGGGAGATGAATTTGGCCGTAGCCAACTCGGCAACAACAATGGCTATTGTCAGGACAGTGAAATCTCCTGGCTGCATTGGGAGAATTTGCCGCCCTCAGCCGATGCACTGCGCGATTTTACCCGCCAGGTACTGGCGTTGAGAGCCGCGCAGCCGCTGCTGCGCCGTGAAAGCTGGCGCGATGGCATGGATATCAAATGGTTCAACGCCGGTGGCGGATTCCAGCAGGCCGACCAATGGGATGATGGCACCACGCTCGGCGTGTATCTAGGCCGCCCTGACCTGCAGCCGGAAGATGGCATCTGGCATGACGTGCTGATGCTGTTTAATCCGTATGAAGGCAACGTACCGTTCCGCATCCCGCAGTTCGGTGAAGGTGGTTGGGTGCTGGAGCTTTCTACCTCCGACGGCGTGGAAAAGGGGTTGGTGATTACCAAAGAGAAGGATTTCGAGCTGGAAGGCCGAAGTATGGCGCTATTCCGCAGGCCTTGA
- a CDS encoding methyl-accepting chemotaxis protein, producing MNISQRLFLTFSMLFAAIILQAVLAISLLSGFQDRFEYVQANAIPSIKDLGKLIDGSNRLALTLYKHKSQTDDNKIPAVEEEIAKQLAELKSLTDYYMAHDISSDEDKRLTELAYDNIQRVSAALPAFLTASRAHQNDLSLALIEEQNGIGGAIRQLIADYQKQLALNIAIGDELRATNRSTFHSVLWTTITGVTATVVIFGLLSLFTVLRIRRSLSAAGKVMMAASENLDLTLKADESRRDEVGNMAHSFNILMERVSGALSSVRQASQSVSSASVQISAGNEDLSSRTEQQAASLEQTAASMTELSETVRQTADNTHQASQLAANASGLSEKSSASLTTMLSTMDNIRGSSRKVTEIVSIIEGIAFQTNILALNAAVEAARAGEHGKGFAVVAGEVRSLSQRSTTAAREIKTLIEESHRLTEAGAEQASDVGRNMSVMNDAIHQVSQLVEEIAAAAVEQSQGIVQVQQAVNQMDDVTQQNAALVEEASAASQSLQEQAGNLNQLVGKFHVAETAEAHRPAAVARTPSPVKSSRVALVNDADWQSF from the coding sequence ATGAACATCTCCCAACGCCTGTTCCTGACCTTTTCCATGCTGTTCGCCGCCATCATTCTGCAAGCCGTGCTCGCCATTAGTTTGCTTTCCGGCTTTCAGGATCGTTTTGAATATGTGCAAGCCAATGCGATTCCCTCGATCAAAGATCTCGGTAAGCTGATCGACGGAAGTAATCGTCTGGCGCTGACGCTGTATAAACATAAAAGCCAAACCGATGACAACAAAATTCCGGCGGTTGAAGAGGAGATCGCTAAGCAGCTGGCTGAGTTGAAATCGCTTACCGATTACTACATGGCACACGATATCTCCAGCGATGAAGATAAGCGTTTAACCGAACTCGCTTACGACAATATTCAGCGGGTGAGCGCCGCGCTCCCGGCCTTTCTGACGGCTTCCCGCGCCCATCAAAATGACCTTAGCCTGGCGTTGATTGAAGAGCAAAACGGCATCGGCGGCGCGATTCGTCAATTGATTGCGGATTACCAAAAGCAGCTGGCGCTGAATATTGCCATCGGCGATGAACTGCGCGCCACCAACCGTAGCACCTTCCATTCGGTACTCTGGACCACCATCACCGGCGTCACCGCCACCGTGGTGATTTTTGGCTTGCTGTCGCTGTTCACCGTGTTGCGTATCCGTCGTAGCTTGTCCGCCGCCGGCAAGGTGATGATGGCCGCCAGCGAAAACCTCGATCTGACCCTAAAAGCAGACGAAAGCCGTCGCGATGAAGTCGGGAATATGGCGCATTCGTTCAATATCCTGATGGAGCGTGTGTCAGGCGCCCTGTCGTCTGTGCGTCAGGCTTCGCAATCGGTCAGCAGCGCCTCCGTGCAGATCTCCGCTGGCAACGAAGATCTCTCATCACGTACCGAGCAGCAAGCCGCCTCGCTGGAGCAAACCGCCGCGAGCATGACCGAGCTAAGTGAAACCGTGCGTCAAACGGCGGATAACACCCATCAAGCCAGCCAGCTTGCCGCTAACGCCAGCGGACTGTCGGAAAAAAGCAGCGCATCGCTTACCACCATGCTTTCGACCATGGACAACATTCGCGGCAGCTCGCGCAAGGTAACGGAAATCGTCTCGATCATTGAAGGCATTGCCTTCCAGACCAATATTCTGGCGCTGAACGCCGCAGTAGAAGCCGCGCGTGCCGGTGAGCATGGGAAAGGGTTTGCGGTGGTGGCAGGCGAAGTGCGCAGTTTATCGCAACGTTCAACCACCGCCGCGCGTGAGATTAAGACGCTAATCGAAGAGTCGCACCGTCTGACCGAAGCGGGTGCTGAGCAGGCGAGCGATGTCGGCCGCAACATGAGCGTGATGAACGATGCCATCCATCAGGTGAGTCAGCTGGTGGAAGAGATCGCCGCGGCCGCCGTCGAGCAGAGTCAGGGCATTGTGCAGGTGCAGCAAGCGGTAAATCAGATGGATGACGTCACGCAGCAGAACGCCGCGCTGGTGGAGGAGGCCTCTGCCGCTTCGCAGTCACTGCAGGAGCAAGCCGGGAATCTTAATCAGCTGGTGGGTAAATTTCACGTTGCAGAGACTGCAGAGGCTCATCGCCCCGCAGCGGTGGCGCGCACGCCGTCACCGGTGAAATCCTCGCGCGTTGCGCTGGTGAATGACGCGGATTGGCAGAGTTTTTAA
- a CDS encoding transporter substrate-binding domain-containing protein has protein sequence MAATEQMTLLSRVNDAVDATIPLTLSPEGEQWVKHHPVLKVGVFSRDWPPFTFRSSRNELQGISAEYLNQITAMLGVSVEVTRFESEQALWQALKDDKIDLIPTVTSWGAPQGSQLTQPYTGVQSIIAVPSRQNQQPGYYLTDRTVAMARGFMPEATFKRYYPLAKLQIYDNYQDAISAVTFGRAEVYFGDAYPVSRNFLNNLRIAQYASTPETKISFAVNTNNATLLTILNQALNALPAEFSRKILQFWLPGRSGLLQEGQPIPLNSEELLWIKNHPQLDVLTLKNYAPVSFIDNNGNVRGVGPDVLSMVALTTGLNFRFIRGDNVESMIEQVTENKADMLVALTPSASRLEKLRFTRGYLRNAFVLVVPKKDRQTLSVADLQGKRLGIIAGTAVEPMIAQQYPTIKIVHATDANHVMKLLDKGKVDAVVNTMVNTEYQLVSIYNDAFKIVNTVGNNPAFIAFAVSANEPMLQNIIDKVLLSYPPDELDLIGNRWRPHNMVVEDSFWYRYSTVIIGSLSAALALVLISAVWAFYLRRQTILKEQAQQALDDQNQKMRHLLDGMPFPMFTRDVQGRLIDCNRHYLDIVGLERSQALGKTILEEAPFHRQEHAVRIHQIFMDVMKNNQPYFVDETFDVNPNTGKKKFMAFYSWFLPYQDASGHIAGVLGGWMDITERMQMTEALRIAKEQAEEASRAKSTFLSTMSHEIRTPMNAIIGMLDIAIRKGKTGELDMQALEVASDSAEGLVELIGDILDISRIENGRVELMPKPGNIVDIAQSVVNTFKGLALQKQISLSLQVPSHTVENVEIDALRIKQVMANLLSNAIKFTDSGGVLLEVEQQLNQMTQQAEITLRVSDSGIGIPLEQQSQLFQPFEQADNRRTGTGLGLYISQSFCRMMNGDITLESQPSQGTRVTATILLPVASQLPAAEVAMPISKNLSEMRILMVDDNVANRLLMNKQLSHLGHQVTEAADGLAALALINHQRWDLVITDCNMPGMDGYQLTRAIRDLEQAQQLPALPIIGFTADAMNEARDRCLQAGMNGCLFKPCTLDDVRRALLEVFAQPSEAVPTFHLAEITGNDSQLNAQIIGQLKRSNADYQEELNQLLAKRDGKSLLELNAQIRASAQRIHADFILRACDSVEQANEVERIQAGYQLQSALQQLAVLLDQA, from the coding sequence ATGGCTGCAACCGAACAAATGACCCTGCTCAGTCGTGTCAACGATGCAGTCGATGCCACTATTCCGCTAACGTTATCTCCTGAAGGTGAACAGTGGGTTAAGCACCATCCGGTATTAAAAGTTGGCGTTTTTTCACGTGACTGGCCGCCATTCACCTTTCGCAGCAGTCGTAACGAATTGCAGGGAATTTCTGCTGAATATCTTAATCAAATTACCGCTATGTTGGGCGTTTCGGTTGAGGTTACCCGCTTTGAGAGTGAGCAGGCACTGTGGCAAGCGTTAAAAGATGACAAAATTGATCTCATTCCTACCGTAACGTCGTGGGGAGCGCCGCAGGGAAGTCAACTGACTCAGCCTTATACCGGCGTACAATCAATTATTGCCGTACCCTCCAGACAAAATCAGCAGCCGGGGTATTATCTTACCGATCGTACCGTGGCAATGGCGCGCGGTTTTATGCCTGAAGCAACATTTAAGCGTTATTATCCACTGGCGAAACTGCAAATCTATGATAATTACCAGGATGCAATCAGTGCGGTGACTTTTGGTCGCGCAGAGGTCTATTTCGGCGATGCCTATCCAGTCAGTCGTAATTTTCTAAATAATTTGCGCATTGCTCAATACGCCAGCACACCTGAAACGAAAATCAGCTTTGCGGTAAATACCAACAACGCAACCTTGCTGACTATTTTGAATCAGGCGCTAAATGCACTGCCAGCGGAATTCTCTCGCAAGATTTTACAATTCTGGTTGCCTGGGCGATCGGGACTATTGCAGGAAGGTCAGCCCATTCCACTCAATAGCGAAGAGCTATTGTGGATTAAAAATCACCCGCAATTAGATGTATTAACGCTTAAAAATTATGCACCCGTCTCGTTTATTGATAATAACGGTAATGTAAGAGGCGTGGGGCCGGATGTGCTGTCAATGGTGGCGCTCACCACGGGCTTGAATTTTCGTTTTATTCGTGGCGATAATGTCGAATCGATGATTGAACAGGTCACTGAAAATAAAGCAGACATGCTGGTGGCTTTAACGCCGAGCGCCAGTCGGCTGGAAAAACTGCGTTTTACCCGCGGATATTTACGTAATGCCTTTGTATTAGTGGTGCCTAAAAAAGATCGACAGACTCTGTCAGTAGCGGATTTACAAGGTAAGCGATTGGGCATTATTGCCGGCACCGCAGTAGAACCGATGATCGCGCAGCAATATCCCACCATCAAAATAGTTCATGCCACTGATGCTAATCACGTGATGAAGCTGCTGGATAAGGGCAAGGTGGATGCGGTAGTCAATACGATGGTTAACACCGAATATCAATTAGTCAGCATCTACAACGACGCATTTAAAATCGTTAATACGGTCGGCAATAATCCTGCTTTTATTGCTTTTGCGGTCTCTGCAAATGAACCGATGCTACAAAATATTATTGATAAAGTTTTACTCTCTTATCCCCCGGATGAATTAGATCTTATTGGTAACCGCTGGCGACCTCATAACATGGTGGTGGAGGACAGCTTCTGGTATCGCTATAGCACCGTCATTATCGGCTCATTAAGTGCTGCGTTAGCGTTAGTACTCATCTCCGCCGTTTGGGCCTTTTATCTGCGTCGCCAGACGATACTGAAAGAGCAAGCGCAACAGGCTCTGGATGATCAAAACCAAAAAATGCGTCATCTGCTGGATGGCATGCCGTTCCCGATGTTTACCCGCGATGTGCAGGGACGCCTGATCGACTGTAACCGTCATTATCTTGATATCGTGGGTCTGGAAAGATCGCAGGCGCTGGGCAAAACCATTCTGGAAGAAGCGCCTTTTCATCGGCAGGAGCATGCAGTTCGCATCCACCAGATTTTTATGGATGTGATGAAAAATAACCAACCCTATTTTGTCGATGAAACCTTTGATGTAAATCCCAACACCGGGAAAAAGAAGTTCATGGCTTTTTACTCCTGGTTTTTACCTTATCAGGATGCCTCCGGGCACATAGCCGGCGTATTAGGCGGGTGGATGGATATCACTGAACGCATGCAGATGACGGAAGCGCTGCGCATTGCTAAAGAGCAGGCCGAAGAGGCCAGCCGGGCTAAATCTACCTTCTTATCCACCATGAGCCACGAAATTCGCACCCCGATGAATGCGATTATTGGCATGCTCGATATTGCGATTCGTAAAGGCAAAACTGGCGAGCTGGATATGCAGGCACTGGAAGTGGCGTCAGATTCCGCAGAGGGATTGGTCGAGTTGATCGGCGATATTCTCGACATCTCGCGCATCGAAAATGGGCGAGTGGAGTTAATGCCTAAACCCGGCAATATTGTGGATATCGCGCAGAGTGTGGTGAATACCTTTAAAGGGTTGGCGTTACAAAAACAGATATCTTTGTCCCTGCAAGTTCCGTCTCATACGGTTGAGAATGTGGAGATCGATGCGCTGCGTATTAAGCAGGTGATGGCCAATCTATTAAGTAATGCGATTAAATTTACCGACAGCGGCGGCGTGCTACTGGAAGTTGAGCAGCAGTTAAACCAGATGACGCAACAGGCTGAAATTACGCTGCGCGTCAGTGACAGTGGTATTGGTATCCCTCTGGAGCAGCAATCCCAGCTGTTTCAGCCTTTTGAACAGGCGGATAACCGTCGAACAGGCACCGGGCTGGGACTCTATATTAGCCAGTCATTCTGCCGCATGATGAATGGTGACATTACGCTTGAGAGCCAGCCGTCGCAGGGCACGCGCGTAACCGCAACGATTTTACTGCCGGTGGCCAGTCAATTACCCGCCGCTGAGGTTGCTATGCCGATCAGCAAAAACCTCAGTGAAATGCGCATTCTGATGGTGGATGACAACGTTGCCAACCGCCTGCTGATGAATAAACAGTTAAGCCATTTAGGGCATCAGGTGACAGAAGCGGCAGACGGGCTGGCGGCGCTGGCGTTGATTAATCACCAACGCTGGGATCTGGTCATTACCGACTGCAATATGCCGGGCATGGATGGTTATCAACTGACCCGCGCCATTCGTGATTTGGAGCAAGCTCAGCAACTGCCCGCGCTACCGATTATCGGTTTTACGGCTGATGCCATGAATGAAGCACGCGATCGCTGTTTACAGGCCGGGATGAATGGCTGCTTATTCAAACCCTGTACGCTGGACGACGTGCGGCGCGCGCTACTTGAGGTGTTCGCTCAACCCTCCGAAGCCGTGCCGACCTTCCATCTGGCTGAAATAACCGGCAACGATAGTCAACTTAACGCGCAGATCATCGGGCAACTCAAACGCAGTAATGCCGATTATCAGGAAGAGCTGAACCAACTGCTGGCAAAAAGAGATGGCAAATCGTTACTTGAGCTCAATGCGCAAATTCGTGCTTCGGCACAGCGTATTCACGCAGATTTTATCCTGCGTGCCTGTGACAGCGTTGAGCAAGCCAATGAAGTGGAGCGGATTCAGGCGGGATATCAATTGCAAAGCGCTTTACAGCAGTTAGCTGTCTTACTTGATCAAGCGTAA
- a CDS encoding LuxR C-terminal-related transcriptional regulator, producing the protein MNNVIIVETLEQRRRVIQSVLLTQNMRVLGSATNGYEALQLVETVAADTVIMSTELPAISAIEVLELLNKRQYTGKTILIAAQPEQQSTEAFRRCGAAALIGEDNLPQDLPRAIDAVQDGYAFFPLQTCSDVVELSASNSPHSLEDKLSAQEHKVLQFLLRGLSNSEIAQMMGLSCKTVSTYKARVLQKTQARNLVELVGKLSPATKLF; encoded by the coding sequence ATGAATAACGTAATCATTGTCGAAACGCTCGAGCAAAGACGAAGAGTCATTCAGTCTGTATTACTCACGCAAAATATGCGGGTATTAGGGAGTGCAACTAATGGTTATGAAGCCCTGCAACTGGTAGAAACCGTTGCGGCGGATACAGTAATAATGAGCACGGAATTACCCGCTATTTCGGCTATTGAGGTGCTGGAACTGCTCAATAAACGTCAATATACGGGAAAAACTATCCTGATTGCCGCGCAGCCCGAGCAACAATCAACGGAGGCTTTTCGTCGCTGTGGCGCGGCAGCACTGATTGGCGAAGATAATCTTCCCCAGGATCTGCCGCGCGCCATTGATGCCGTTCAGGACGGCTATGCTTTTTTTCCATTGCAAACCTGCAGTGATGTGGTGGAATTAAGTGCCAGCAATTCACCGCACTCGTTGGAAGATAAACTCTCGGCGCAAGAGCATAAAGTATTGCAATTCCTGCTGCGTGGATTAAGTAACAGTGAAATCGCGCAAATGATGGGGCTGAGCTGTAAAACGGTCAGCACCTATAAAGCGCGTGTGTTACAAAAGACCCAGGCAAGAAATTTGGTTGAGCTGGTCGGGAAGTTATCTCCCGCGACAAAGCTGTTTTGA